One Streptomyces lincolnensis genomic region harbors:
- a CDS encoding Lrp/AsnC family transcriptional regulator — protein MDAVDRQLIQALRENGRASYAELGRLVGLSGPSVTDRINRLEAAGVITGYRATVDAASLGLGVTALIGISLSDAADHEDVAARMKDLSEIEDCWFIAGDDSFMLKVRASDVDGLEKIIRRLSGTKGVSRTRTTIVLSTKWENRVGELPEEA, from the coding sequence ATGGACGCGGTGGACAGGCAGCTCATCCAGGCCCTGAGGGAGAACGGCCGGGCCTCCTACGCGGAGCTGGGGCGCCTCGTCGGTCTGTCGGGACCCAGCGTCACCGACCGCATCAACCGGCTGGAGGCGGCCGGTGTCATCACCGGTTACCGCGCCACCGTCGACGCCGCCTCGCTCGGCCTGGGCGTCACCGCGCTGATCGGCATCTCCCTCTCCGACGCCGCCGACCACGAGGACGTGGCGGCCCGGATGAAGGACCTCAGCGAGATCGAGGACTGCTGGTTCATCGCGGGCGACGACTCCTTCATGCTCAAGGTGCGCGCGAGCGACGTGGACGGCCTGGAGAAGATCATCCGGCGGCTCAGCGGCACCAAGGGCGTCTCCCGTACCCGTACCACCATCGTGCTCTCCACGAAGTGGGAGAACCGGGTCGGGGAGCTGCCCGAAGAGGCATAG
- a CDS encoding UbiX family flavin prenyltransferase — protein MPWIVGVSGASGTPYAASVVRALLEAGESVDLVVSRASRLTLLDETGIAFRDARWRDDLREWLARGADGKPDTFEADIDRVRHWSPGDLAAGPSSGSYPVKGMLIVPASTACVAGVALGLSKDLLQRAASVTLKERRPLVVAVRETPLNGQTLRHLVALDDAGASVVPASPAFYAGATHIQDLVDFVAGRVLDAAGVGHGLYRRWAGELGGGRPGRQDTGQ, from the coding sequence GTGCCTTGGATCGTGGGGGTGTCGGGAGCGTCCGGTACGCCGTACGCGGCGTCCGTGGTGCGTGCGCTTCTGGAGGCGGGCGAGAGCGTCGACCTCGTCGTCAGCCGGGCCTCGCGGCTCACCCTGCTCGACGAGACCGGCATCGCCTTCCGGGACGCGCGCTGGCGCGACGACCTGCGGGAATGGCTGGCCCGGGGTGCCGACGGCAAGCCGGACACCTTCGAGGCGGACATCGACCGGGTACGGCACTGGAGCCCCGGGGACCTCGCCGCCGGGCCGTCATCGGGGTCATACCCCGTGAAGGGGATGCTCATCGTCCCGGCCTCCACCGCCTGTGTCGCCGGAGTCGCCCTCGGCCTCTCCAAGGACCTGCTGCAACGGGCCGCGAGCGTCACCCTCAAGGAGCGCCGGCCGCTGGTCGTGGCCGTGCGGGAGACCCCGCTGAACGGCCAGACGCTGCGGCACCTGGTCGCCCTGGACGACGCCGGCGCGAGCGTCGTACCGGCCTCGCCCGCCTTCTACGCGGGAGCCACCCACATCCAGGACCTGGTGGACTTCGTGGCCGGCCGGGTCCTCGACGCGGCGGGCGTCGGACACGGGCTGTACCGCCGCTGGGCGGGCGAGCTGGGCGGCGGCAGGCCGGGCCGGCAGGACACAGGGCAGTAG
- a CDS encoding LysR family transcriptional regulator, whose amino-acid sequence MEFRLLVTFEKVATVLSFTRAAAELAYAQSSVTSQIRALESSLGTELFDRLGSRIRLTEAGERLLPYARQIIELTEEARAAVVDAEEPAGSLTVGTMESLTSYRLPPLLELFHHRYPKVRLSLRTTLGDETRKALRQGTYDVGFLMEPETEHAGLESRVLAPEPLVLVASPRHPLTGHVGGLKTEDLAEVQLVGTEPGCPYRDLFESELAERTGAPPPFMEFGTIEATKRGVAGGLGVALLPRMAVGAELASGMLTEVSWQPPFQLYTQVAWRAGKRLPRHLRLFIDASVRLVQEQTGQPGHSASEV is encoded by the coding sequence GTGGAGTTCCGCCTCCTCGTCACCTTCGAGAAGGTCGCCACCGTCCTGAGCTTCACCCGGGCCGCGGCCGAACTGGCGTACGCGCAGTCCAGCGTGACCAGTCAGATCCGCGCCCTGGAGTCCTCGCTCGGCACCGAGCTCTTCGACCGGCTCGGCAGCCGTATCCGGCTGACGGAGGCGGGCGAGCGGCTGCTGCCCTACGCCCGGCAGATCATCGAGCTGACCGAGGAGGCGCGGGCGGCGGTCGTCGACGCCGAGGAGCCCGCCGGTTCGCTCACCGTCGGCACCATGGAGTCGCTCACCTCCTACCGGCTGCCGCCGCTGCTGGAGCTCTTCCACCACCGCTACCCGAAGGTCCGCCTCTCCCTGCGCACCACCCTCGGCGACGAGACCCGCAAGGCGCTGCGGCAGGGCACGTACGACGTGGGCTTCCTGATGGAGCCGGAGACCGAGCACGCGGGTCTGGAGAGCCGGGTGCTGGCGCCCGAGCCGCTGGTGCTGGTGGCCTCGCCCCGCCATCCGCTGACCGGGCACGTCGGTGGGCTCAAGACGGAGGACCTCGCCGAGGTCCAGCTCGTCGGCACCGAGCCGGGCTGCCCGTACCGCGATCTCTTCGAGTCCGAGCTCGCCGAGCGCACCGGGGCGCCGCCGCCCTTCATGGAGTTCGGCACGATCGAGGCCACCAAGCGGGGTGTCGCCGGTGGCCTCGGTGTCGCGCTGCTGCCCCGGATGGCGGTCGGCGCGGAACTCGCGTCCGGCATGCTGACCGAGGTGTCCTGGCAGCCGCCGTTCCAGCTGTACACACAGGTGGCGTGGCGGGCGGGGAAGCGCCTGCCACGCCATCTGCGGCTGTTCATCGACGCGTCGGTCCGGCTGGTTCAGGAGCAGACGGGCCAGCCGGGGCACTCGGCGTCCGAGGTGTGA
- the mqnP gene encoding menaquinone biosynthesis prenyltransferase MqnP: MSSASAALPQPGRTKAFLRLVMIEHSVFALPFAYIAALTAMFQWDRNIHWGRLLLVTICMVGLRTFAMAVNRIIDRELDARNPRTAQRELVTGAMSVKHAWTGALIALVIFLGSAALLNPLCLALAPIAVIPMVVYPYGKRFTNFPQAILGLAQAMGPVGGWLAITGEWSWDAVILGLAVGIWIGGFDLIYACQDVEADRETGVLSVPARFGIPAAIWGARVCHALTTALLVWYAVATDAGTFFWFGILVVAGAFLYEHSIVRPHDLSRLNRAFFSVNGFIGIALFVCALLDLLVRGLTV; this comes from the coding sequence GTGAGTTCAGCTTCCGCGGCGCTCCCGCAGCCGGGGCGCACCAAGGCGTTTCTCCGCCTGGTGATGATCGAGCACTCGGTGTTCGCGCTGCCCTTCGCCTACATCGCCGCGCTCACCGCGATGTTCCAGTGGGACCGCAACATCCACTGGGGCCGGCTGCTGCTGGTGACGATCTGCATGGTCGGGCTGCGCACCTTCGCGATGGCCGTGAACCGGATCATCGATCGGGAGCTCGACGCGCGGAACCCCCGGACGGCCCAGCGCGAGCTGGTGACCGGCGCGATGTCGGTGAAGCACGCCTGGACGGGCGCGCTGATCGCCCTGGTGATCTTCCTCGGCTCGGCGGCGCTGCTGAACCCCCTGTGCCTGGCCCTCGCCCCCATCGCGGTCATCCCGATGGTCGTCTACCCCTACGGCAAGCGGTTCACGAACTTCCCCCAGGCCATCCTCGGCCTCGCCCAGGCGATGGGCCCGGTCGGCGGCTGGCTCGCCATCACCGGCGAGTGGTCCTGGGACGCGGTGATCCTGGGTCTCGCCGTTGGCATCTGGATCGGCGGCTTCGACCTCATCTACGCCTGCCAGGACGTCGAGGCCGACCGCGAGACCGGCGTCCTGTCCGTCCCGGCCCGCTTCGGCATCCCGGCCGCGATCTGGGGCGCCCGCGTCTGCCACGCCCTCACGACGGCCCTCCTCGTCTGGTACGCGGTGGCGACCGACGCGGGCACCTTCTTCTGGTTCGGCATCCTCGTCGTCGCGGGCGCGTTCCTCTACGAGCACTCCATCGTCCGCCCCCACGACCTGTCCCGGCTGAACAGGGCGTTCTTCAGCGTCAACGGGTTCATCGGGATCGCGTTGTTCGTGTGTGCGTTGCTGGATCTGTTGGTGCGGGGATTGACGGTGTGA
- a CDS encoding nucleic acid/nucleotide deaminase domain-containing protein has translation MPSESTPPPDLAVQHFGPEGMRRIDVPAAYADGIPQGARDLLTGTGVPVSVGAYFTAARETDAPTLGMFAGHHGVTVPDEIAGRVRLGTDRLGQLCVRADGAVQALFLGQFGMDDLFVSSDVAAFVTSLTALDRRTPVIAAADTLQIAAAAFRELNAELRAIDPAAFEARESWWPRVLDDVRHTLNFPFSAAFEYVDDEGQKQIVTDATGPGRPHPEELVWDALAARDVEPEQVRRVYTELEACMMPGHYCAVWLQRLFPHAEFTHSFDYGTTADSREEGLKELIVHAAEQGPR, from the coding sequence ATGCCGTCCGAGTCCACCCCACCGCCGGATCTGGCCGTGCAGCACTTCGGCCCGGAGGGAATGCGTCGGATAGACGTCCCGGCCGCGTACGCCGACGGGATCCCTCAGGGGGCGCGGGATCTCCTCACCGGGACGGGTGTGCCCGTGAGCGTGGGCGCGTACTTCACCGCCGCCCGTGAGACCGACGCGCCGACCCTCGGGATGTTCGCCGGGCACCACGGAGTGACCGTGCCGGACGAGATCGCCGGACGGGTGCGGCTGGGCACGGACCGGCTCGGGCAGCTGTGCGTGCGGGCCGACGGGGCGGTGCAGGCGCTGTTCCTCGGGCAGTTCGGCATGGACGACCTGTTCGTCAGCTCGGACGTGGCCGCCTTCGTGACCTCCCTGACCGCGCTCGACCGCCGGACGCCCGTCATCGCCGCCGCCGACACCCTCCAGATCGCCGCCGCCGCCTTCCGCGAGCTCAACGCCGAGCTGCGCGCGATCGACCCGGCCGCCTTCGAGGCCCGCGAGAGCTGGTGGCCGCGCGTCCTGGACGATGTGCGCCACACCCTCAACTTCCCGTTCTCCGCCGCCTTCGAGTACGTCGACGACGAGGGGCAGAAGCAGATCGTCACCGACGCCACCGGCCCCGGCCGCCCGCACCCGGAGGAACTCGTCTGGGACGCCCTCGCGGCGCGGGACGTCGAGCCCGAGCAGGTGCGCCGCGTCTACACCGAGCTGGAGGCGTGCATGATGCCCGGCCACTACTGCGCGGTCTGGCTCCAACGGCTGTTCCCCCACGCCGAGTTCACCCACAGCTTCGACTACGGCACCACCGCCGACTCCCGCGAGGAGGGCCTGAAGGAGCTGATCGTCCACGCCGCCGAGCAGGGGCCGCGGTGA
- a CDS encoding menaquinone biosynthesis decarboxylase — MAYDDLRSLLRALEREGDLKRIKAEVDPYLEVGEIVDRVQKSGGPALLFENVKGSAMPLAMNVFGTDRRLLKALGLKSYGEISEKIGGLLRPELPHGFVGVREAFGKLGAMTHVPPKKVKSGDAPVQEVVLTGDDVDLDRLPALFTWPQDGGSFFNLGLTHTKDPESGIRNLGLYRLQRHDKRTIGMHWQIHKDSRNHYQVAARRGEKLPVAIAFGCPPAVSYASTAPLPGDIDEYLFAGFIAGKRIEMVDCKTVPLQVPAQAEVVIEGWLEPGEMLPEGPFGDHTGFYTPQEPFPALKIDCVTMRKRPLLQSIVVGRPPTEDGPLGRATERFFLPLLKIIIPDIVDYHLPEAGGFHNCAILSIDKKYPKHAQKVMHAVWGAHMMSLTKLIVVVDADCDVHDLHEVAWRALGNTDYARDLSVVEGPVDHLDHASYQQFWGGKAGIDATKKWPEEGYTRDGGWPDMVLSDPETAAKVDRRWKEYGL, encoded by the coding sequence ATGGCTTACGACGATCTTCGTTCCCTGCTCAGGGCGCTGGAACGCGAGGGCGACCTCAAGCGCATCAAGGCCGAGGTGGACCCGTATCTGGAAGTGGGGGAGATCGTCGACCGGGTGCAGAAGTCCGGCGGCCCCGCGCTGCTCTTCGAGAACGTGAAGGGCTCGGCGATGCCCCTCGCGATGAACGTCTTCGGGACCGACCGCCGCCTGCTGAAGGCGCTGGGCCTGAAGTCCTACGGCGAGATCAGCGAGAAGATCGGCGGGTTGCTGCGGCCCGAGCTGCCGCACGGCTTCGTGGGCGTCAGGGAGGCCTTCGGCAAGCTCGGCGCGATGACGCACGTACCGCCGAAGAAGGTGAAGTCCGGGGACGCGCCGGTGCAGGAGGTCGTCCTCACCGGTGACGACGTCGACCTCGACCGGCTGCCCGCGCTGTTCACCTGGCCGCAGGACGGCGGGTCCTTCTTCAACCTGGGGCTCACCCACACCAAGGACCCCGAGAGCGGCATCCGCAACCTTGGCCTGTACCGGCTCCAGCGCCACGACAAGCGCACCATCGGCATGCACTGGCAGATCCACAAGGACAGCCGCAACCACTACCAGGTGGCGGCCCGCCGGGGCGAGAAGCTCCCGGTCGCGATCGCCTTCGGCTGCCCGCCGGCCGTGTCGTACGCCTCCACCGCGCCGCTCCCCGGGGACATCGACGAATACCTGTTCGCCGGGTTCATCGCGGGCAAGCGGATCGAGATGGTCGACTGCAAGACGGTCCCGCTCCAGGTCCCGGCCCAGGCGGAGGTCGTCATCGAGGGCTGGCTGGAGCCGGGCGAGATGCTGCCCGAGGGTCCCTTCGGTGACCACACCGGCTTCTACACCCCGCAGGAGCCCTTCCCCGCCCTGAAGATCGACTGCGTGACGATGCGGAAGCGGCCGCTGCTCCAGTCGATCGTCGTAGGACGTCCCCCGACGGAGGACGGGCCCCTCGGCCGGGCGACGGAGCGGTTCTTCCTCCCGCTCCTCAAGATCATCATCCCGGACATCGTGGACTACCACCTGCCCGAGGCCGGCGGTTTCCACAACTGCGCGATCCTCTCGATCGACAAGAAGTACCCGAAGCACGCGCAGAAGGTGATGCACGCGGTCTGGGGGGCGCACATGATGTCCCTGACCAAGCTGATCGTGGTCGTCGACGCCGACTGCGACGTCCACGATCTGCACGAGGTCGCGTGGCGGGCCCTCGGCAACACCGACTACGCCCGTGACCTCTCGGTCGTCGAAGGCCCCGTCGACCACCTCGACCACGCGTCCTACCAGCAGTTCTGGGGTGGCAAGGCGGGCATCGACGCCACGAAGAAGTGGCCCGAGGAGGGCTACACGCGTGACGGCGGCTGGCCCGACATGGTGCTGTCCGACCCGGAGACGGCGGCGAAGGTCGACCGCCGGTGGAAGGAGTACGGGCTGTGA
- a CDS encoding UdgX family uracil-DNA binding protein (This protein belongs to the uracil DNA glycosylase superfamily, members of which act in excision repair of DNA. However, it belongs more specifically to UdgX branch, whose founding member was found to bind uracil in DNA (where it does not belong), without cleaving it, appears to promote DNA repair by a pathway involving RecA, rather than base excision.) has protein sequence MAPEDDYTAEPFLPEKVTLTTLRRAAAECRGCPLHENATQTVFGAGNTDAHVMLVGEQPGDQEDRQGKPFVGPAGKLLDCALAEAGIDPDDTYVTNAVKHFKFTQAEPKKRRIHKAPSLREMTACGPWLAAELALVEPELIVVLGATAGKALLGSSFRVTQVRGTVLEEEIHGRAERLVPTVHPSSVLRSDDREAAYRGLVGDLEVAARALG, from the coding sequence ATGGCGCCCGAGGACGACTACACCGCCGAGCCCTTCCTTCCTGAGAAGGTGACTCTCACCACCCTGCGCCGGGCGGCAGCCGAATGCCGCGGCTGCCCCCTCCACGAGAACGCCACCCAGACAGTGTTCGGCGCGGGAAACACCGACGCCCACGTCATGCTCGTCGGCGAGCAGCCCGGCGACCAGGAGGACCGCCAGGGCAAACCCTTCGTCGGCCCCGCAGGAAAGCTGCTCGACTGCGCCCTCGCGGAAGCCGGTATCGACCCCGACGACACCTACGTCACCAACGCGGTCAAGCACTTCAAGTTCACCCAGGCCGAACCCAAGAAGCGCCGCATCCACAAGGCACCCAGCCTCAGGGAGATGACGGCATGCGGCCCCTGGCTGGCCGCCGAACTGGCGCTCGTGGAACCGGAGCTGATCGTCGTGCTCGGCGCCACCGCCGGCAAGGCGCTGCTCGGCTCGTCGTTCCGGGTCACGCAGGTGCGCGGGACGGTCCTGGAGGAGGAGATCCACGGCCGGGCTGAGCGGCTGGTGCCGACCGTCCATCCCTCGTCGGTCCTGCGGTCGGACGACCGGGAGGCGGCGTACCGGGGGCTGGTCGGGGACTTGGAGGTGGCGGCGCGGGCACTGGGCTGA
- a CDS encoding purine-cytosine permease family protein — MTTAPAGSATATAPAYGDKVIAVETAGSEPIPDAERHGGPIQLLWTWASPNIEFATVYIGVISVLFFGLSFWQATAALLLGTGLGALTHGILSLDGPRFGVPQMAIGRLSFGYRGNVLPAGVNALVAGVGWFAVNSVSAAFALNTLTGLRPLPSLLLVVTAEIVIGFIGHNFVHTFEKYAFPALAVVFLLAGVWTFKEADLGGSGAGGGIGGFLLAFSAAWGYAAGWNPGASDYSRYLPRTASRLRTAVYPAVGLFVSIAVVSVIGAASATIVAPRDATPTAAFTGHLPGWLSDLVLLAIILGAVSANALNVYSSAMSITSLGLKLPPWLGRGAIVVLCGLAGTAAAWASLADAGHAYEAFLLVIAYWVGPWLGVVLVERWLQARTPDTDLAGRLSDHSFSNLPGITALLAGIVVSVPLFSNQEKYVGWVPDRWPSFGDITCLVGFAVSAGVYAALRGRLGSRA, encoded by the coding sequence ATGACGACTGCTCCGGCCGGCTCCGCCACGGCCACCGCGCCCGCGTACGGTGACAAGGTCATCGCCGTCGAGACGGCCGGCTCGGAACCGATCCCCGACGCCGAACGCCACGGCGGCCCGATTCAGTTGCTGTGGACATGGGCCTCCCCGAACATCGAGTTCGCGACGGTCTACATCGGTGTGATCTCGGTCCTCTTCTTCGGCCTGAGCTTCTGGCAGGCGACGGCGGCGCTGCTGCTGGGCACCGGGCTGGGGGCGCTCACCCACGGGATCCTGTCCCTGGACGGGCCGCGGTTCGGCGTCCCGCAGATGGCGATCGGCCGCCTCTCCTTCGGTTACCGGGGCAATGTGCTGCCCGCGGGTGTGAACGCGCTGGTCGCCGGTGTCGGCTGGTTCGCGGTGAACAGTGTGAGCGCGGCCTTCGCCCTGAACACGCTGACGGGCCTGCGCCCGCTCCCCTCGCTGCTGCTGGTGGTCACGGCGGAGATCGTGATCGGCTTCATCGGCCACAACTTCGTCCACACCTTCGAGAAGTACGCCTTCCCGGCGCTGGCGGTGGTCTTCCTGCTCGCCGGGGTCTGGACCTTCAAGGAGGCCGACCTCGGCGGATCCGGCGCGGGCGGCGGCATCGGCGGCTTCCTCCTCGCCTTCAGCGCGGCCTGGGGATACGCGGCCGGCTGGAACCCGGGCGCCTCGGACTACTCCCGCTATCTCCCCCGTACGGCGAGCCGCCTCAGGACGGCCGTGTATCCGGCCGTCGGCCTGTTCGTCTCGATCGCGGTCGTCTCGGTGATCGGCGCGGCGTCGGCGACGATCGTCGCACCGCGGGACGCCACCCCCACGGCTGCCTTCACCGGCCACCTCCCCGGCTGGCTGAGCGATCTGGTCCTGCTGGCGATCATCCTGGGCGCGGTCTCCGCGAACGCCCTCAACGTCTACTCCTCCGCCATGTCCATCACCTCACTGGGCCTGAAGCTCCCGCCATGGCTTGGGCGCGGCGCGATCGTCGTCCTGTGCGGACTCGCCGGTACGGCGGCGGCGTGGGCCTCGCTCGCGGACGCGGGGCACGCCTACGAGGCGTTCCTGCTGGTGATCGCCTACTGGGTGGGGCCCTGGCTGGGGGTCGTCCTGGTGGAACGGTGGCTCCAGGCGCGCACGCCCGACACGGACCTGGCGGGACGGCTGAGCGACCACTCCTTCTCCAACCTGCCGGGTATCACCGCCCTGTTGGCGGGCATCGTGGTGTCCGTCCCCCTGTTCTCCAACCAGGAGAAGTACGTCGGCTGGGTCCCGGACCGCTGGCCGTCCTTCGGTGACATCACCTGCCTGGTCGGCTTCGCGGTGAGCGCGGGGGTGTACGCGGCGCTGCGGGGACGGCTCGGGTCACGGGCCTGA
- the mqnE gene encoding aminofutalosine synthase MqnE codes for MDLGLKRELEEKVREGVRLTREDGIALYESDDLAWLGGLAHEVRTRKNGDVVHFNVNRHLNMTNVCTASCAYCSFQRKPGEKDAYTMRIEEAVKLAKAMEGENLTELHIVNGLHPNLPWRYYPRSLKELKAALPNVSLKAFTATEIHHFETISGLSASEILDELIDAGLESLTGGGAEIFDWEVRQHIVDHRTHWEDWSRIHRLAHEKGLKTPCTMLYGHIEEPRHRVDHVLRLRELQDETGGFQVFIPLRYQHDFVDLKDGKVRNRLQARTQMATGAEALKTFAVSRLLFDNVPHVKVFWVMHGVQTAQLALQHGADDMDGSVVEYKITHDADNYGTPNKLTREDLLDLIRDAGFRPVERNTRYEIIREYEGPDPERRESPQPMRV; via the coding sequence ATGGATCTCGGGCTCAAGCGCGAGCTGGAGGAGAAGGTGCGGGAGGGCGTCCGCCTGACCCGTGAGGACGGCATCGCGCTGTACGAGTCGGACGATCTGGCCTGGCTCGGCGGCCTGGCGCACGAGGTGCGGACGCGCAAGAACGGCGACGTCGTGCACTTCAACGTCAACCGCCACCTCAACATGACGAACGTGTGCACCGCGTCCTGCGCCTACTGCTCGTTCCAGCGCAAGCCGGGCGAGAAGGACGCGTACACGATGCGCATCGAGGAGGCGGTCAAGCTCGCCAAGGCGATGGAGGGCGAGAACCTCACCGAGCTGCACATCGTCAACGGCCTGCACCCGAACCTGCCGTGGCGCTACTACCCGCGCTCGCTGAAGGAACTCAAGGCGGCCCTGCCGAACGTGTCGCTCAAGGCGTTCACGGCCACGGAGATCCACCACTTCGAGACGATCAGCGGTCTGTCGGCGTCCGAGATCCTGGACGAGCTGATCGACGCGGGCCTGGAGTCCCTCACCGGCGGTGGCGCGGAGATCTTCGACTGGGAGGTCCGGCAGCACATCGTGGACCACCGCACCCACTGGGAGGACTGGTCCCGGATCCACCGCCTCGCGCACGAGAAGGGCCTGAAGACCCCGTGCACCATGCTCTACGGCCACATCGAGGAGCCCCGCCACCGCGTCGACCACGTCCTGCGGCTGCGTGAGCTCCAGGACGAGACGGGCGGCTTCCAGGTCTTCATCCCGCTGCGCTACCAGCACGACTTCGTGGACCTGAAGGACGGCAAGGTCAGGAACCGCCTCCAGGCCCGGACGCAGATGGCGACCGGCGCGGAGGCGCTGAAGACCTTCGCGGTGTCCCGGCTGCTCTTCGACAACGTCCCGCACGTCAAGGTCTTCTGGGTCATGCACGGCGTGCAGACGGCCCAGCTCGCGCTCCAGCACGGGGCCGACGACATGGACGGCTCGGTCGTGGAGTACAAGATCACCCACGACGCGGACAACTACGGGACGCCGAACAAGCTGACCCGCGAGGATCTGCTGGACCTGATCCGGGACGCGGGCTTCCGGCCGGTGGAGCGGAACACCCGGTACGAGATCATCCGGGAGTACGAGGGCCCGGACCCGGAGCGTAGGGAGTCCCCCCAGCCGATGCGGGTGTGA
- a CDS encoding DMT family transporter, protein MTSQNKGTAQLTTAMVLSGTLGVFVVESGASPFNVVFFRVLFGALALGGYVLARGWLRDHGFTSRTLGLAVLGGVFIVFNWVFLFQSYESTSISVATVVYHTQPFYVVLLGALLFRERLTAAKAGWIGVAFAGLILVSGVTPGDFAGGGTYLLGLGQALLAALLYGLSTVVTKRISGVRPHLIALVQVLVGIPLLLPFADLGAMRGTGADWGWLVGLGIIHTGLMYVLMYAAYAQLPTAKIAVLAFTYPAVAMVMDWLVYGHHIGLVQALGVPLIVMASLKVTLAKAPRVVTPRTPSAPAGPSAPEPAGPTRR, encoded by the coding sequence ATGACCTCACAGAACAAGGGCACGGCCCAGCTGACGACCGCGATGGTGCTCTCCGGCACCCTCGGCGTCTTCGTCGTCGAGTCGGGCGCCTCGCCCTTCAACGTCGTCTTCTTCCGTGTCCTGTTCGGCGCCCTGGCGCTGGGGGGCTACGTGCTGGCCCGCGGCTGGCTCCGCGACCACGGGTTCACGTCCCGCACCCTCGGGCTCGCCGTCCTCGGCGGCGTGTTCATCGTCTTCAACTGGGTGTTCCTCTTCCAGTCGTACGAGAGCACGTCCATCTCCGTGGCCACGGTGGTCTACCACACCCAGCCGTTCTACGTGGTCCTGCTCGGGGCGCTGCTGTTCCGCGAGCGGCTCACCGCCGCCAAGGCCGGCTGGATCGGCGTGGCCTTCGCCGGGCTGATCCTCGTCTCGGGGGTCACGCCCGGCGACTTCGCGGGCGGCGGGACGTATCTCCTCGGCCTCGGACAGGCCCTCCTCGCCGCGCTGCTCTACGGCCTGTCCACCGTCGTCACCAAGCGGATCAGCGGCGTACGGCCGCACCTCATCGCGCTAGTCCAGGTCCTCGTAGGCATCCCGCTCCTGCTGCCCTTCGCCGACCTCGGCGCGATGCGCGGCACCGGCGCGGACTGGGGGTGGCTGGTGGGCCTCGGGATCATCCACACCGGACTGATGTACGTCCTGATGTACGCCGCCTACGCCCAGCTGCCGACCGCGAAGATCGCCGTCCTCGCCTTCACCTACCCGGCGGTCGCGATGGTCATGGACTGGCTGGTCTACGGCCACCACATCGGGCTCGTGCAGGCGCTGGGCGTGCCGCTGATCGTGATGGCGAGCCTGAAGGTGACGCTGGCGAAGGCGCCCCGGGTGGTCACACCTCGGACGCCGAGTGCCCCGGCTGGCCCGTCTGCTCCTGAACCAGCCGGACCGACGCGTCGATGA
- a CDS encoding PLD nuclease N-terminal domain-containing protein, whose amino-acid sequence MLRVLMFLVPLALSVYAFIDCISTKDDDIRHMPKPLWAILVLLFPLVGSISWLIAGKKRSPAAEGWSGVRGGGGTGMGRGSSRQWVAPDDNPDFLKSLNEDEKDGKRDGTKDGTKDDDPKRDEP is encoded by the coding sequence ATGCTCCGGGTACTGATGTTCCTCGTGCCGCTGGCGCTGAGCGTGTACGCGTTCATCGACTGCATCAGCACCAAGGACGACGACATCCGTCACATGCCCAAGCCGTTGTGGGCGATCCTCGTGCTGCTGTTCCCGCTCGTCGGCTCGATCTCCTGGCTGATCGCCGGCAAGAAGCGCAGCCCGGCCGCGGAGGGCTGGTCCGGCGTCCGTGGCGGCGGCGGTACCGGCATGGGCCGGGGTTCGTCGCGGCAGTGGGTGGCGCCCGACGACAACCCCGACTTCCTGAAGTCCCTCAACGAGGACGAGAAGGACGGGAAGAGGGACGGCACGAAGGACGGCACGAAGGACGACGACCCGAAGCGGGACGAGCCCTGA